One genomic region from Bacillus alveayuensis encodes:
- a CDS encoding D-serine dehydratase (product_source=KO:K01753; cath_funfam=3.40.50.1100; cog=COG3048; ko=KO:K01753; pfam=PF00291; superfamily=53686; tigrfam=TIGR02035) translates to MIKGKTIEQWKQEIPLLNDVISLKEALWVNTNYQQVHQALKECPLTMADVKEAEERLHRFAPYISKVFPETKDQNGIIESPVVHIPNMKRSLQEHFQMDLPGDFLLKCDSHLPISGSIKARGGIYEVLKHAEDLAIKHGLISKEDNYAKLADESFRTFFSNFSIAVGSTGNLGLSIGIMSAKLGFQVTVHMSHDAKKWKKDLLRKYGVKVVEHQEDYSKAVAEGRKQAEKDSTCYFIDDENSQHLFLGYAVAALRLQKQLQKMNIQVNEDHPLFVYLPCGVGGGPGGVTFGLKLIFQDHVHCFFAEPTHSPCMLLGLLTGLHDQVSVQSFGIDNETIADGLAVGTPSKFVGKLIEPLLSGIYTASDEQLYKLLTMMMDCEHIHLEPSALASVYGPIQLMKKGNEYIQQQNLLSKLKKATHLMWATGGSMVPKEVMEEDYKKGKELLK, encoded by the coding sequence ATGATAAAAGGCAAAACGATTGAACAATGGAAGCAAGAAATTCCGTTATTAAATGATGTAATTTCTTTAAAAGAAGCATTATGGGTAAATACGAACTATCAACAAGTTCATCAAGCGCTGAAAGAATGTCCGTTAACGATGGCGGATGTAAAAGAGGCTGAAGAACGATTACATCGATTTGCGCCATATATTTCAAAGGTCTTTCCTGAAACGAAAGATCAAAACGGAATAATTGAATCACCAGTTGTACACATTCCCAATATGAAACGCTCACTGCAAGAGCATTTTCAAATGGATCTGCCGGGTGATTTCTTGCTTAAATGTGATAGCCACCTTCCTATTTCAGGCTCCATAAAAGCAAGAGGCGGCATTTATGAAGTGCTAAAGCATGCAGAAGATCTTGCGATAAAACATGGGCTGATCTCAAAAGAAGATAACTATGCGAAATTGGCTGATGAGTCGTTTCGAACGTTTTTTTCGAACTTTTCCATTGCAGTTGGGTCAACAGGCAATTTAGGTTTAAGCATCGGCATTATGAGTGCAAAGCTCGGCTTTCAAGTGACGGTTCATATGTCACATGATGCGAAAAAGTGGAAAAAGGACTTGCTTCGAAAATACGGGGTAAAGGTCGTAGAACATCAAGAAGATTATTCAAAAGCGGTGGCAGAAGGCAGAAAGCAAGCAGAAAAGGACTCAACTTGTTATTTTATTGATGATGAAAATTCACAGCATTTATTTTTAGGGTACGCAGTAGCGGCTTTAAGGCTGCAAAAACAATTACAAAAAATGAATATTCAAGTGAACGAAGACCATCCTCTTTTTGTTTATTTACCATGTGGCGTTGGCGGCGGTCCTGGCGGTGTAACGTTCGGCTTAAAGCTCATTTTTCAAGACCATGTCCATTGTTTTTTTGCTGAACCGACTCATTCTCCGTGCATGCTGCTCGGTTTATTAACGGGTCTACACGATCAAGTATCCGTTCAGTCCTTTGGAATAGATAATGAGACGATTGCAGACGGGTTAGCTGTCGGAACACCTTCTAAGTTTGTTGGAAAATTAATAGAGCCGTTGTTAAGCGGAATTTATACGGCTTCAGATGAACAGCTTTACAAATTACTAACGATGATGATGGATTGTGAACATATTCATTTAGAACCGTCTGCTTTAGCAAGTGTTTACGGACCTATTCAATTAATGAAAAAAGGAAATGAATATATTCAACAACAAAACCTCCTAAGCAAGCTGAAAAAAGCAACACATCTGATGTGGGCTACTGGTGGTAGCATGGTTCCGAAAGAAGTGATGGAGGAAGACTATAAAAAAGGAAAAGAATTATTAAAGTGA
- a CDS encoding carbon starvation protein CstA (product_source=COG1966; cog=COG1966; pfam=PF02554,PF13722; superfamily=56436; transmembrane_helix_parts=Outside_1_3,TMhelix_4_22,Inside_23_53,TMhelix_54_76,Outside_77_79,TMhelix_80_102,Inside_103_122,TMhelix_123_145,Outside_146_154,TMhelix_155_177,Inside_178_183,TMhelix_184_206,Outside_207_220,TMhelix_221_243,Inside_244_262,TMhelix_263_285,Outside_286_309,TMhelix_310_332,Inside_333_359,TMhelix_360_377,Outside_378_386,TMhelix_387_406,Inside_407_410,TMhelix_411_433,Outside_434_442,TMhelix_443_461,Inside_462_479) has protein sequence MVTFVAAIILLILGYFVYSKVVEKIFGVNDENVTPAYSQADGLDYTPISWWKGTLIQLLNIAGLGPIFGAIMGALYGPVAFIWIVIGSIFAGAVHDYFSGMLSLRHNGEQYPSLVGRYLGKSVKAVINVLSLILMILVAAAFTAGPAQLISQVTPLSYMAAILVVFAYFILAALLPVNKVIGKIYPVFGAVLLFMAVSIAVGLFFMNQPIPNLTFENLHPQQLPIWPLLMVTISCGAISGFHSTQSPIIARTMKKESDGRKIFYGAMILEGIIALIWAAAGMTFFGGTDGLAQALTEGGPAGVVNEISTSLLGQLGGILAILGVIILPVTTGDTALRSSRMMLVDLVKQMGMKVDSYKKTVLLTAPVIVVTFALTQMDYSFLWRYVGWTNQVVATVMLWTGAIYLLQNGKFHWICSVPAMFMTSIVGTYIFYAPEGFQMAFESSMIFGIVITLSVIFWFMLQVKKSKNSSFHQLEKVAS, from the coding sequence ATGGTTACATTTGTCGCAGCAATTATTCTACTCATTCTTGGTTATTTTGTTTATTCGAAAGTAGTGGAAAAAATATTTGGAGTGAATGATGAAAATGTGACGCCTGCTTATTCGCAAGCGGATGGGCTTGATTATACACCGATTAGCTGGTGGAAGGGAACGCTAATTCAGCTTCTCAATATTGCCGGTTTAGGACCAATTTTTGGGGCGATTATGGGAGCTTTATACGGTCCTGTTGCCTTTATTTGGATTGTTATTGGAAGTATTTTTGCCGGTGCGGTGCACGATTATTTTTCGGGTATGTTATCGTTGCGTCATAACGGGGAGCAATATCCTTCACTCGTTGGCCGCTATTTAGGGAAGAGTGTAAAAGCGGTCATTAATGTTCTTTCCCTTATTTTAATGATTCTTGTCGCAGCTGCTTTTACAGCAGGTCCTGCTCAATTAATTTCACAGGTAACACCGTTAAGCTATATGGCCGCTATTTTAGTGGTGTTTGCGTACTTTATTTTAGCGGCACTTTTACCAGTCAATAAAGTAATTGGAAAAATTTATCCCGTTTTCGGGGCTGTGTTATTATTTATGGCCGTTTCCATTGCGGTTGGGCTATTTTTTATGAATCAACCGATTCCGAATTTAACTTTTGAAAATCTACATCCGCAGCAATTGCCAATTTGGCCGTTATTAATGGTCACAATCTCTTGTGGAGCGATTTCTGGATTCCATTCAACTCAAAGTCCAATTATCGCTAGAACGATGAAAAAGGAAAGTGATGGTCGGAAAATTTTTTACGGTGCGATGATTTTGGAAGGGATCATTGCGTTAATTTGGGCCGCAGCTGGTATGACATTCTTTGGAGGTACAGATGGATTAGCCCAAGCGTTAACAGAAGGCGGACCAGCTGGTGTAGTCAATGAAATTAGTACTTCTCTGCTCGGACAACTAGGGGGTATTTTAGCGATATTAGGGGTCATTATATTACCGGTGACAACAGGAGATACGGCGTTAAGATCTTCGCGAATGATGCTTGTTGATTTAGTGAAACAAATGGGGATGAAAGTGGACTCCTATAAGAAAACGGTATTACTTACAGCACCCGTTATTGTCGTAACTTTTGCATTAACTCAGATGGATTACTCCTTTCTCTGGCGTTATGTAGGATGGACAAACCAAGTTGTGGCAACCGTGATGCTTTGGACGGGAGCGATTTATTTGCTGCAAAACGGAAAGTTCCACTGGATTTGCAGTGTTCCCGCCATGTTTATGACAAGTATTGTCGGCACCTACATCTTTTACGCACCAGAAGGTTTTCAAATGGCATTTGAAAGCTCCATGATCTTTGGCATTGTCATCACATTATCTGTCATTTTTTGGTTTATGTTGCAAGTGAAAAAGTCAAAAAATTCTAGCTTTCATCAACTAGAAAAAGTTGCTTCTTAA
- a CDS encoding hypothetical protein (product_source=Hypo-rule applied; cath_funfam=3.60.10.10; transmembrane_helix_parts=Outside_1_4,TMhelix_5_24,Inside_25_115) has translation MKNQFLKWISMLPLFIIILFAAYLDHEDMQKANTVVLGDIDSTPVSGDGVDEKEMKDEAEGLSYTLEKRLEKREIINGYLVETYREYEIYKDESGNVIKTVPTSNLDFLRYYINE, from the coding sequence GTGAAAAATCAATTTTTAAAATGGATTTCGATGCTGCCTCTTTTCATCATCATTCTTTTCGCCGCATATCTGGATCACGAGGATATGCAAAAGGCAAATACGGTTGTTTTAGGAGATATCGACAGTACTCCTGTTAGTGGTGATGGCGTCGATGAAAAGGAAATGAAAGATGAGGCAGAAGGGCTTTCTTATACACTAGAAAAAAGATTGGAAAAAAGGGAAATCATAAATGGTTACTTAGTCGAAACCTATCGGGAATATGAAATATACAAAGATGAAAGCGGAAACGTGATCAAAACGGTCCCAACCTCGAACTTAGATTTTTTACGATACTATATTAATGAGTAA
- a CDS encoding 3-hydroxyisobutyrate dehydrogenase (product_source=KO:K00020; cath_funfam=1.10.1040.10,3.40.50.720; cog=COG2084; ko=KO:K00020; pfam=PF03446,PF14833; superfamily=48179,51735) — translation MSLSKETTTIGFIGTGVMGKSMANHLLNAGYRVYVYNRTKEKAETLIQQGAIWSNSVQGLASQANVIITIVGYPQDVEEIYLGEHGILNTAKPGTYVIDMTTSSPRLAKKIFQASQEKGIHALDAPVSGGDVGAREATLSIMVGGEKEDFETVHPLLKLMGTNIVLQGKAGAGQYTKMCNQIAIASNMIGVCEAILYAKKSGLDPKNVLKSIENGAAGSWSLSHLAPRIIDGDFNPGFYVKHFIKDMNIALESAEELGVQTPGLSLAKSLYEQLAEMGEENSGTHALYKLLESM, via the coding sequence ATGAGTTTATCAAAAGAAACAACGACAATTGGTTTTATTGGAACTGGTGTTATGGGGAAAAGTATGGCGAATCATCTTTTAAATGCAGGTTATCGTGTTTACGTGTATAATCGGACGAAGGAAAAAGCGGAAACGTTAATTCAGCAAGGGGCCATTTGGTCAAATAGTGTTCAAGGTTTAGCCAGTCAGGCGAATGTGATCATCACAATCGTCGGTTATCCACAAGATGTAGAGGAAATTTATTTAGGAGAACACGGAATTTTAAATACGGCAAAGCCAGGTACATATGTCATAGATATGACGACTTCAAGCCCTCGTTTAGCGAAGAAAATTTTTCAAGCATCTCAAGAAAAAGGAATACATGCATTAGATGCACCTGTATCAGGTGGGGATGTTGGGGCAAGGGAAGCGACATTATCGATAATGGTTGGAGGAGAAAAGGAAGATTTTGAAACGGTTCACCCCCTTTTGAAATTAATGGGGACAAATATTGTTTTACAAGGAAAGGCTGGAGCCGGCCAATATACGAAAATGTGTAACCAAATCGCCATTGCCTCGAACATGATCGGGGTGTGTGAAGCCATTTTATACGCCAAAAAATCTGGACTTGATCCGAAAAACGTTCTTAAAAGTATTGAAAATGGGGCAGCCGGGAGCTGGTCGCTCAGTCATTTAGCCCCTCGCATTATTGATGGAGACTTTAATCCAGGATTTTACGTAAAGCATTTTATCAAGGATATGAACATTGCGCTTGAATCGGCAGAGGAATTGGGTGTTCAAACTCCTGGACTAAGTTTGGCAAAATCATTATATGAGCAATTGGCTGAAATGGGAGAAGAAAATAGCGGAACACATGCATTATATAAACTATTGGAATCAATGTAA
- a CDS encoding hypothetical protein (product_source=Hypo-rule applied) translates to MPKFIFLLLMMSFLISCSHSPNEEKSAPLTVEPYLLNEHEQTLISKTAVQMMFFKLNGTLHENEDLELYVEEYQNGKPTKKLLMANEFREVKSIFQNTIISFGYVDDTNMNKEENKIEWIIGTPSGNIRVASEVENIQAYSFNHNIFEKISLKKNEPTIIGAWYGTKKGPLSTNDRSEDGSLPKAIQESDLAYVFVVKLVDDDQAES, encoded by the coding sequence TTGCCAAAATTTATTTTTCTCCTTTTGATGATGAGCTTTCTCATAAGCTGCTCACATTCACCTAATGAGGAAAAATCAGCACCGCTAACCGTTGAACCGTATTTGTTAAATGAACATGAACAAACACTTATATCGAAAACGGCTGTGCAAATGATGTTCTTTAAGCTAAATGGAACATTACATGAAAACGAAGACTTAGAGCTATATGTAGAAGAATATCAAAATGGGAAGCCAACGAAAAAACTATTGATGGCCAACGAATTTCGAGAAGTCAAATCAATATTTCAAAACACCATCATCTCTTTTGGTTATGTTGATGATACAAATATGAATAAGGAGGAAAACAAAATCGAGTGGATAATCGGCACACCTTCCGGCAATATAAGAGTTGCAAGTGAAGTTGAAAACATTCAAGCATACTCATTTAACCATAACATCTTTGAAAAAATTTCTTTAAAAAAGAATGAACCTACGATAATTGGAGCATGGTATGGAACAAAAAAAGGACCATTAAGCACAAATGACCGTTCAGAAGACGGATCACTTCCTAAAGCCATTCAAGAAAGTGATCTTGCATATGTGTTTGTCGTAAAGTTAGTAGATGATGATCAAGCGGAATCATGA
- a CDS encoding 6-carboxyhexanoate--CoA ligase (product_source=KO:K01906; cath_funfam=1.10.10.10; cog=COG1424; ko=KO:K01906; pfam=PF03744; tigrfam=TIGR01204) yields MRAAEGGAHEDGGKHISGGEKLARFEDLQENALYLMQKAFTHARGTPDFFQLKVEAISEPIQFIPPLQPKWHDVKTVSKGRQLAKHFLSQCGIGDSVIEQSFVELEQNYHVRGAIVIDVHTGRRIDDRENRGIRVTRFDWDPNSYKKWLKEESIKDNTRMKEAIALATKVCSHEATVAELCWSDDPDYTTGYVASPNFGYQRISPLKELGDEQGGRIIFVDLKEDLESYLSFLEKTPVLIGWEEKEWI; encoded by the coding sequence ATGAGAGCAGCGGAAGGTGGAGCGCACGAGGATGGGGGAAAGCATATTTCGGGTGGGGAAAAGCTAGCTAGATTTGAAGACCTGCAGGAAAACGCCCTTTACTTAATGCAAAAAGCCTTCACTCATGCGAGAGGCACTCCTGATTTTTTTCAGTTAAAAGTAGAAGCGATTTCAGAGCCGATTCAATTTATCCCACCACTTCAACCAAAATGGCATGATGTCAAAACCGTTTCAAAAGGGAGACAGCTGGCTAAGCATTTTCTTTCCCAATGTGGTATTGGTGATTCTGTTATTGAACAAAGCTTTGTTGAACTGGAACAAAATTATCATGTTCGTGGTGCGATTGTCATAGACGTTCATACGGGAAGGCGGATCGATGACCGAGAGAATCGAGGTATACGTGTTACAAGGTTTGATTGGGATCCAAATAGCTATAAAAAATGGCTAAAAGAAGAAAGCATAAAAGACAACACGAGAATGAAAGAAGCAATCGCGCTTGCGACAAAGGTTTGTTCACATGAGGCAACGGTTGCAGAGCTTTGCTGGTCCGATGATCCGGATTACACTACAGGATATGTGGCGAGTCCGAATTTTGGCTATCAACGAATATCGCCATTAAAAGAACTTGGCGACGAACAAGGGGGGCGTATTATTTTTGTCGACTTAAAGGAAGATCTTGAAAGCTATCTTTCTTTTTTGGAAAAAACACCTGTTTTGATCGGATGGGAGGAGAAGGAATGGATTTAA
- a CDS encoding lysine--8-amino-7-oxononanoate aminotransferase (product_source=KO:K19563; cath_funfam=3.40.640.10,3.90.1150.10; cog=COG0161; ko=KO:K19563; pfam=PF00202; superfamily=53383; tigrfam=TIGR00508): MDLIEKSKKYLWLPFTQMKDYDENPLIIESGEGIKVKDIHGKEYYDAFSSVWLNVHGHRKKELNDAIKKQLDQIAHSTLLGMTNVPATELAEKLVEISPKSLTRVFYSDSGAEAMEIALKMAYQYWQNIGKTKKQKFIAIKNGYHGDTIGAVSVGAIDLFHQVYGPLMFESYKIPVPYVYRHPSENAEICRDECLHELEQLLKEKHEEIAALSIESMMQGAGGMILMPEGYLSGVRELCTKYDVLMIVDEVATGFGRTGKMFACEHEGVEPDLMAAGKGITGGYLPVAVTFTTEKIYEAFYDDFQKFKTFFHGHSYTGNQLGCAVALENLRLFERDDLVNQVAEKSEYVKELLEELKELPHVGDIRQLGFMCGIELVLNKETKEPFPFEQRVGYKTSLKMRELGLLTRPMGDVLVFMPPLVSTKEELKEMLKIYKQAILEVPVKEAEYFAGANA; the protein is encoded by the coding sequence ATGGATTTAATTGAAAAAAGTAAAAAGTATTTATGGCTACCGTTTACACAAATGAAGGATTATGATGAAAATCCGCTTATTATTGAAAGTGGGGAAGGGATTAAAGTAAAGGATATTCATGGGAAGGAATATTATGATGCTTTTTCTTCCGTATGGCTGAATGTTCATGGACATCGTAAAAAAGAATTAAATGATGCGATAAAAAAGCAGCTTGATCAAATTGCGCATTCGACATTGCTAGGAATGACGAATGTTCCAGCAACAGAGTTAGCTGAAAAATTGGTCGAAATTTCTCCTAAATCTCTTACACGAGTTTTTTATTCCGATAGCGGTGCAGAGGCGATGGAAATTGCGCTAAAAATGGCGTATCAATATTGGCAAAACATTGGAAAAACGAAAAAGCAAAAATTTATTGCTATTAAAAACGGGTATCATGGCGACACGATTGGAGCGGTTAGTGTCGGGGCAATTGATTTATTCCATCAAGTGTACGGTCCGCTTATGTTTGAAAGCTATAAAATACCGGTTCCATATGTGTACCGCCATCCATCTGAAAATGCCGAAATATGCCGTGATGAATGCTTACATGAGCTAGAACAATTACTAAAAGAAAAACATGAAGAAATTGCCGCCCTTTCTATTGAGTCGATGATGCAAGGTGCCGGCGGAATGATTTTAATGCCAGAAGGGTATTTATCTGGTGTACGCGAGCTTTGTACGAAATATGATGTGTTAATGATTGTCGATGAGGTGGCAACGGGATTTGGACGAACAGGAAAAATGTTTGCTTGTGAGCATGAAGGGGTTGAGCCAGATTTAATGGCAGCAGGAAAAGGAATTACGGGCGGATACTTACCGGTTGCCGTTACTTTTACGACCGAAAAAATTTATGAAGCCTTTTACGATGATTTCCAAAAATTTAAAACGTTTTTCCATGGACACTCGTATACAGGAAATCAGCTCGGTTGTGCGGTCGCTTTAGAAAATCTACGTCTATTTGAACGCGACGATCTTGTCAATCAAGTTGCAGAAAAATCAGAGTATGTAAAAGAGCTGCTGGAAGAATTGAAAGAACTCCCACATGTAGGGGACATTCGTCAGTTAGGGTTTATGTGTGGAATTGAGCTCGTCTTGAATAAAGAAACGAAGGAACCTTTCCCGTTTGAACAGCGAGTCGGCTATAAAACAAGCTTAAAAATGAGAGAATTAGGTTTATTAACACGTCCGATGGGGGATGTTCTTGTCTTCATGCCGCCGCTTGTCAGCACGAAAGAAGAACTAAAAGAAATGCTCAAAATTTATAAACAAGCGATATTAGAGGTGCCAGTGAAGGAGGCCGAATACTTTGCCGGCGCGAATGCATAA
- a CDS encoding 8-amino-7-oxononanoate synthase (product_source=KO:K00652; cath_funfam=3.40.640.10,3.90.1150.10; cog=COG0156; ko=KO:K00652; pfam=PF00155; superfamily=53383; tigrfam=TIGR00858), whose protein sequence is MPARMHNWLEIELKQIKEKGLYRELKTAESSPASSVVINGKEYLMAASNNYLGLAGDRRLIRAAIIAHEKFGIGSSGSRLTTGNTILHDQLEQRIASFKNKEAAMLFSSGYLANIGVISSLAGEEDCILSDELNHASIIDGCRLSKAKTIVYKHVDMEDLEKKLKEAQGYRYRFIVTDGVFSMDGNIAPLPDIVKLGKQYDAYVIVDDAHATGVLGENGRGTSEFLNVDVDVTIGTLSKAVGTEGGFVVGSQKLIDYLRNKARSFIFQTGMSPGIAAASKKAIDIIEEEPDRREHLHRLERKLREKLVNSGFYVLGEQTPIIPVIIGEADKAVQFAQKLLEAGIYAPAIRPPTVPEGMSRIRLTLMASHTEEEISYIHQSIERIGKELKMMKG, encoded by the coding sequence TTGCCGGCGCGAATGCATAACTGGTTAGAGATTGAACTGAAGCAAATAAAAGAAAAAGGCTTGTATCGCGAGTTAAAAACGGCAGAGTCTAGCCCAGCTTCATCAGTAGTCATCAACGGGAAAGAGTATTTAATGGCTGCTTCCAACAATTATTTGGGACTAGCAGGGGATCGACGTCTCATTAGGGCGGCTATTATAGCCCATGAAAAATTTGGGATTGGCAGTTCAGGGTCACGATTAACGACTGGAAATACGATTTTGCATGATCAGCTTGAACAAAGAATAGCGAGTTTTAAAAATAAAGAGGCGGCTATGCTCTTTTCAAGCGGATATTTAGCGAACATCGGTGTTATTTCTAGTTTAGCAGGAGAAGAGGACTGTATTTTAAGTGATGAGTTAAATCACGCTAGTATTATCGATGGCTGCCGTTTAAGTAAAGCAAAAACAATTGTTTATAAGCATGTGGATATGGAAGATTTAGAGAAGAAATTAAAGGAAGCTCAAGGTTATCGGTACCGGTTTATCGTGACAGATGGCGTTTTTAGCATGGATGGAAATATTGCTCCACTTCCTGACATTGTCAAGCTAGGAAAGCAATATGATGCTTATGTGATCGTCGATGACGCCCATGCTACGGGTGTTTTGGGGGAAAATGGAAGAGGAACGAGTGAATTTTTGAACGTGGATGTTGATGTCACAATCGGTACATTAAGTAAAGCGGTCGGAACAGAAGGTGGCTTTGTTGTTGGTTCACAAAAACTGATTGACTATTTAAGAAATAAAGCTCGTTCGTTTATTTTTCAAACGGGCATGTCGCCAGGGATTGCAGCCGCCTCAAAAAAGGCGATTGACATCATCGAAGAAGAGCCCGACAGAAGAGAACATCTTCATCGACTTGAACGAAAGCTTCGCGAAAAGTTAGTCAACAGCGGATTTTATGTTCTAGGTGAACAAACGCCGATTATTCCTGTTATCATTGGAGAAGCAGACAAGGCTGTACAATTTGCTCAAAAGCTGCTTGAAGCTGGAATATATGCTCCAGCCATTCGACCGCCAACCGTACCTGAAGGAATGAGCCGAATTCGTTTAACGCTTATGGCAAGCCATACAGAAGAGGAGATTTCCTATATTCATCAAAGCATTGAACGGATTGGAAAGGAATTAAAGATGATGAAAGGGTAG